The Pedobacter roseus genome contains a region encoding:
- a CDS encoding outer membrane beta-barrel protein codes for MKKQLLVTAMAVGISLCGFAQTKGTNAVSFGINSSTNKLSGNNYENKVKNNSFTLGYGYFFKDNNKIGLDLTYGLNKSTYNSNNTTSQEQKSYGGNLSYQRYFPLVKTLFAYAGGKAGYTYSKNDSQYNNTYPQVTSYTSNQYAVGAYGGITWFVSKRFALETSLLSADFIYSKTEQNEVDANNYFTKSEFTSFNLSSQGFINNLGFKIYILF; via the coding sequence ATGAAAAAACAATTATTAGTTACGGCTATGGCCGTGGGTATCTCCCTATGCGGTTTCGCGCAAACAAAAGGAACAAATGCAGTAAGCTTCGGTATTAATTCAAGCACGAACAAACTCTCTGGAAACAACTATGAAAACAAAGTGAAAAACAACTCATTCACATTGGGTTATGGTTACTTTTTTAAAGACAACAACAAAATTGGATTGGATTTAACTTACGGCCTAAATAAAAGTACTTATAACAGTAACAACACAACCAGCCAAGAACAAAAAAGCTATGGTGGCAACTTAAGCTATCAGCGCTATTTCCCTCTTGTAAAAACCTTATTTGCCTATGCAGGTGGAAAAGCTGGCTATACCTACAGTAAAAATGATAGTCAATACAACAACACCTACCCACAAGTAACCAGTTATACTTCCAACCAATATGCTGTAGGCGCATATGGCGGTATCACCTGGTTTGTTTCTAAAAGATTTGCATTAGAAACGAGTTTATTATCTGCAGATTTCATTTATAGCAAAACAGAACAGAATGAGGTTGACGCTAATAATTATTTTACCAAAAGCGAATTTACTTCGTTCAATTTAAGTAGTCAGGGATTTATCAACAACCTCGGTTTTAAGATTTATATCCTATTTTAA